One window of Candidatus Nitrospira nitrificans genomic DNA carries:
- a CDS encoding DUF1653 domain-containing protein translates to MISPGVYRHHKGQDYEVLGVARDSETEAEFVVYRALYGERGLWIRPLAMFMESVDKGGISVPRFSRVD, encoded by the coding sequence ATGATCTCACCAGGGGTTTACCGTCACCATAAAGGCCAGGACTATGAAGTTTTGGGAGTCGCCCGGGATTCCGAAACTGAGGCAGAGTTTGTCGTTTACCGGGCATTGTATGGTGAGCGAGGTCTCTGGATAAGACCGCTTGCCATGTTTATGGAGAGCGTCGATAAGGGAGGCATTTCCGTCCCACGCTTTTCGCGAGTAGATTAG
- a CDS encoding tyrosine-type recombinase/integrase yields the protein MFGQRVLGHMTPKMFAEYKVQRRLEGAAPATVNKELQLVQHAFNLAVREWEWCRTNPMHRVALEQVRNEVDRWLTVEEEMHLMAISSPWLHGIIVFALNTGMRQGEILNLHWEHVDFKTGNMTQRYAHHSSESLRAGLSVLEKPFRIGTNLTQATRMREATRD from the coding sequence ATGTTTGGCCAGAGGGTGCTTGGCCACATGACGCCGAAGATGTTCGCAGAGTACAAGGTCCAACGGCGCCTGGAAGGAGCCGCTCCGGCAACCGTGAACAAGGAGCTCCAGCTGGTGCAGCATGCGTTTAATTTGGCGGTTCGCGAATGGGAATGGTGTCGTACCAATCCCATGCATCGGGTTGCCTTAGAGCAAGTCCGGAATGAAGTGGATCGTTGGCTCACGGTTGAGGAAGAGATGCATCTGATGGCGATCTCGTCGCCCTGGCTTCATGGCATCATCGTGTTCGCGCTCAATACAGGGATGCGCCAAGGTGAAATCCTGAACCTTCACTGGGAGCATGTCGATTTTAAGACAGGCAACATGACGCAACGCTATGCGCATCACTCGTCGGAAAGTCTTCGGGCCGGTCTCAGCGTGCTCGAAAAGCCATTCCGGATTGGCACAAATTTGACACAAGCAACCAGGATGAGGGAGGCAACGAGGGACTAA
- a CDS encoding adenylosuccinate synthase — protein sequence MGNLVIIGAQWGDEGKGKIVDILARGADIVVRYQGGSNAGHTVINERGTYIFHLIPSGILYRGTTCVIGNGVVVDPGSLIEEMDLLQTKGITIGKNFAVSQRAHLILPYHKAIDRASEQSKGSRKIGTTGRGIGPSYADKMARIGVLMGDLLNPPLFKKKLEENLVEMNWFLERLYKVETFQVEKVFAQYMGYADRLKSHIADTTVVLNRAVAKNKTVLFEGAQGTSLDVDFGTYPYVTSSSATAGGACTGTGVGPTMIDAVMGIAKAYSTRVGSGPFPTELTDEVGRGIQERGKEFGSTTGRARRCGWFDAVVVRHATVVNGLTSLALTKLDVLDGCKELKLCTGYRYGSTIYKDMPADLDVLTGCEPVYQRMKGWTASTTGATAYKQLPAEAKRYLARIEELAQCRIDMISTGSKRAETIMLRNPLDCSRRRPKRS from the coding sequence ATGGGCAATCTCGTCATTATCGGCGCTCAATGGGGCGATGAGGGTAAGGGCAAGATCGTTGATATCTTAGCCCGGGGCGCTGACATCGTCGTCCGCTATCAAGGCGGCTCCAACGCCGGGCATACCGTGATCAATGAGAGGGGGACCTATATTTTCCATCTTATCCCCTCCGGAATTTTGTACCGAGGGACGACCTGTGTCATTGGCAACGGTGTCGTCGTCGATCCTGGTTCTCTGATCGAAGAGATGGATTTGCTCCAGACTAAAGGCATCACGATCGGCAAGAACTTCGCCGTCAGCCAGCGGGCACACCTGATTCTGCCGTATCATAAAGCGATCGACCGCGCGTCGGAACAGTCCAAAGGGTCACGGAAAATCGGCACGACCGGACGTGGGATCGGCCCCTCGTATGCCGACAAGATGGCGCGGATCGGAGTTCTCATGGGAGATCTGCTGAATCCTCCTCTGTTCAAGAAAAAACTCGAAGAAAACCTTGTCGAGATGAACTGGTTCTTGGAGCGACTCTACAAAGTCGAGACTTTTCAGGTCGAGAAGGTCTTCGCCCAATATATGGGGTATGCCGACCGGCTCAAGAGCCACATCGCCGACACGACGGTCGTACTGAATCGTGCGGTAGCCAAGAACAAGACGGTCTTGTTCGAAGGCGCTCAGGGGACGAGCCTGGATGTGGATTTCGGCACGTATCCTTACGTGACCTCATCCAGTGCCACGGCCGGCGGGGCTTGCACGGGGACCGGTGTCGGTCCGACCATGATTGACGCGGTCATGGGCATTGCAAAAGCCTACTCCACCAGGGTGGGCAGCGGGCCGTTTCCGACTGAGCTGACCGACGAAGTCGGCCGTGGAATACAGGAGCGAGGGAAGGAGTTCGGATCGACCACCGGGCGCGCCAGACGATGCGGCTGGTTTGATGCGGTCGTGGTTCGCCATGCGACAGTGGTAAACGGGCTTACGTCACTGGCTCTGACCAAGCTGGATGTACTCGACGGTTGCAAGGAGTTGAAGCTCTGTACCGGCTACAGATATGGGAGCACCATCTATAAAGATATGCCGGCCGATCTGGACGTGTTGACCGGCTGCGAGCCTGTCTATCAACGGATGAAAGGCTGGACAGCCTCGACAACCGGGGCCACCGCGTACAAGCAGCTTCCGGCGGAGGCCAAGCGCTACCTCGCCCGTATCGAAGAGTTGGCACAGTGCCGAATCGACATGATCTCGACCGGGTCCAAGCGCGCCGAAACGATCATGCTGCGCAATCCCTTGGATTGCTCCCGCCGCCGCCCCAAACGCTCCTGA
- a CDS encoding ISNCY family transposase, whose amino-acid sequence MTRANVLQEVRQMRFEELYSRRQRRELTMVEAAELLGVTERTFRRWSTRYETEGIEGLEGRRLGRASARAVPIDEALQMVQLYESRYTGWTVKHFHERWHAEHGGTRSSTWTKNRLQRAGPVARAPRRGAHRKKRPRKPMPGIMLHQDGSTHEWVVGSQWDLIVTVDDATSEIYSAFFGEEEGTMSSFQGLGEVIEAKGLFSSLYTDRGSHYWYTEAAGGRGDKTRPTQVHRALQQLGITLIPAYSPEARGRSERVFRTLQDRLPKELALAGITTMAAANRYLTEQFVPAYHQRFAVPAAESGTALVPWIGTNLAEILCVQEERVVANDNTVRSQGRRLQIPPDPHRFHYVKVTVRIHAYPEGALAVLHGPRCVARYDATGQLREPTRLPPIAKARPRSRVPRQSSCSEQRCAK is encoded by the coding sequence ATGACACGGGCGAACGTGCTGCAGGAGGTGCGACAGATGCGATTTGAAGAGCTGTATAGCCGGCGACAGCGCCGAGAACTGACGATGGTGGAAGCGGCGGAGCTCTTGGGCGTAACAGAACGGACCTTCCGTCGGTGGAGTACGCGCTATGAAACGGAGGGGATCGAGGGGCTGGAGGGTCGACGGCTGGGTCGGGCCTCTGCCCGGGCGGTCCCCATCGATGAGGCCCTGCAGATGGTGCAGCTGTATGAGAGCCGCTACACGGGCTGGACCGTCAAACATTTCCATGAACGCTGGCACGCGGAGCATGGCGGGACCCGGTCCTCTACGTGGACCAAGAACCGATTGCAACGGGCGGGACCCGTGGCGCGGGCGCCCCGGCGTGGGGCGCATCGCAAGAAGCGGCCTCGCAAACCGATGCCCGGCATAATGCTGCATCAAGATGGGTCCACGCATGAGTGGGTGGTGGGCTCTCAGTGGGATCTGATTGTGACCGTGGATGACGCGACGAGCGAGATCTATTCGGCCTTCTTCGGTGAAGAAGAGGGAACCATGAGCAGTTTCCAGGGCCTGGGGGAGGTCATTGAGGCGAAGGGGCTGTTCAGTTCCCTATATACCGATCGGGGCTCGCACTACTGGTACACTGAGGCGGCTGGGGGGCGGGGCGACAAGACACGCCCGACGCAAGTGCACCGCGCCTTACAGCAGCTGGGTATCACGCTGATTCCCGCCTATTCCCCGGAAGCCCGGGGTCGGTCGGAGCGCGTCTTCCGCACCCTGCAAGATCGGCTGCCGAAAGAGTTGGCCTTGGCGGGGATCACCACGATGGCCGCAGCCAACCGGTATCTCACCGAGCAGTTTGTCCCGGCCTACCACCAGCGGTTTGCGGTTCCCGCGGCAGAGTCGGGGACGGCCTTGGTCCCGTGGATCGGGACGAACCTTGCGGAGATTCTGTGTGTGCAAGAAGAACGGGTCGTCGCGAATGACAACACGGTGCGCTCTCAAGGCCGGAGGCTCCAGATCCCACCTGACCCGCACCGCTTCCATTATGTGAAGGTCACCGTCCGGATTCATGCATATCCGGAGGGCGCGCTGGCGGTGTTGCACGGCCCCCGGTGTGTGGCGCGCTACGATGCGACGGGGCAATTGCGTGAGCCCACCCGGCTTCCCCCGATTGCCAAAGCCCGACCCAGGAGTCGGGTACCCAGACAATCGTCGTGCTCAGAGCAACGGTGTGCGAAATAA
- a CDS encoding ABC-F family ATP-binding cassette domain-containing protein: MLQIESISKQYSTKVLLSEASAHLRPHSRVGLVGPNGTGKTTLFRMILAEESPDEGSIRKRPRLRIGYLPQELETITGKTVLDATHRDEYPEHEAKRILMGLGFTEVDFDRPVEKLSGGYRMRVALGHLLLSNPDVLMLDEPTNHLDKPTQRWFEQFLLQSGMTLLIISHDTAFLDRVVTHIWELRHHKIEEYRGNYSLFCKLKAEKDAQLQASAARQSKEVARVQKFVDRFRYQANKASQVQSRLKQLDKVKRIEIQRDPKRVKFRFPLPSASGRQVLDLAGASKRYGEKVVYKTLDFSVERGQRIALVGENGAGKSTLLKMLAGVLPSDTGTRTVGHGVTLHYFAQHQAETLNPEHSILESLEEVTKHAEMNFLRGIAGAFLFSGQDQKKPIKALSGGERNRVALARMLVEPANTLLLDEPTNHLDPASVDMLTDALAEFPGTIIFISHDPTFLARIATRVVEIEEGQARNFIGDYEYYLWKKAQEFESIKETSEELERASSPSSSGPTRAMAQQIQPKGRGGERRDLTKTQARLEKQVSRAETEISEAEEKIKTRETELADPKLYEQFDRWNLLHHEQGEWKRDLERLTARWESLSAELENVKQQLVLLG, from the coding sequence ATGCTCCAGATTGAATCCATCAGCAAGCAATATTCCACAAAAGTCCTGCTTTCCGAGGCCTCTGCGCATCTTCGCCCACATTCACGAGTCGGTCTGGTTGGACCGAACGGCACCGGTAAGACCACACTCTTTCGTATGATCCTAGCCGAAGAGTCACCTGATGAAGGCTCGATCCGTAAACGACCTCGCCTTCGAATCGGCTACCTTCCACAGGAACTCGAAACCATTACCGGCAAGACTGTCCTCGATGCCACACATCGCGACGAGTACCCTGAGCACGAAGCCAAGCGCATCTTGATGGGGTTGGGATTTACGGAGGTCGACTTCGATCGCCCCGTCGAGAAACTGTCCGGAGGCTACCGGATGCGGGTCGCCTTGGGGCATCTGCTCTTGTCCAATCCCGACGTGCTCATGCTGGACGAACCGACCAACCATTTGGACAAGCCGACACAGCGCTGGTTCGAGCAGTTTCTTTTACAGTCGGGCATGACCCTCCTGATCATCAGCCACGACACCGCCTTTCTGGATCGCGTCGTCACGCACATCTGGGAACTACGGCACCATAAGATCGAGGAATACCGTGGCAACTATTCACTCTTCTGCAAACTGAAAGCTGAAAAGGACGCTCAGCTACAGGCCTCGGCGGCTCGCCAATCCAAAGAGGTCGCTCGGGTTCAAAAGTTTGTCGATCGCTTCCGATACCAGGCGAACAAAGCCAGTCAGGTTCAATCGCGCCTGAAGCAGCTCGATAAGGTCAAGCGGATTGAAATCCAGCGCGATCCGAAACGAGTCAAGTTCAGGTTTCCCCTCCCGTCGGCCAGCGGCCGTCAGGTATTAGACCTGGCTGGAGCCAGTAAGCGCTACGGCGAAAAAGTGGTGTACAAGACGCTCGATTTTTCCGTAGAGCGTGGCCAACGTATCGCCCTGGTCGGTGAGAACGGAGCCGGAAAGAGTACCCTCTTGAAGATGCTCGCCGGTGTCCTTCCTTCCGATACCGGCACCAGAACCGTCGGACACGGCGTGACATTGCACTACTTCGCCCAGCATCAGGCCGAAACCTTGAATCCCGAACATTCGATTCTCGAATCGCTGGAAGAAGTCACCAAACATGCAGAAATGAATTTCCTGCGCGGCATCGCCGGCGCCTTCTTGTTTTCTGGTCAGGATCAGAAAAAACCGATCAAGGCGTTGAGCGGGGGTGAGCGAAACCGCGTGGCCCTCGCCCGCATGCTGGTCGAACCCGCTAATACCTTGCTGCTCGATGAGCCGACGAACCATTTGGACCCAGCCTCCGTGGATATGCTCACGGATGCATTGGCTGAATTCCCTGGGACCATCATCTTCATTTCCCATGACCCGACGTTTCTGGCGCGCATCGCCACCCGGGTCGTTGAGATTGAAGAGGGACAGGCGCGTAACTTCATCGGGGACTACGAATATTATTTGTGGAAGAAGGCCCAAGAGTTTGAATCGATTAAAGAAACGAGCGAAGAACTCGAACGAGCCTCCTCTCCTTCCTCTTCCGGCCCTACCAGAGCGATGGCTCAACAGATTCAACCAAAAGGGCGCGGTGGAGAGCGACGTGATCTCACCAAGACGCAGGCTCGATTGGAGAAGCAGGTATCACGCGCCGAAACGGAGATTAGCGAGGCCGAAGAGAAGATCAAGACCCGCGAGACAGAATTGGCCGATCCGAAGCTCTACGAACAGTTCGACAGGTGGAACCTTCTGCATCATGAACAGGGAGAGTGGAAGCGCGACCTTGAGCGGCTGACCGCCCGGTGGGAATCCCTGTCGGCTGAATTAGAAAACGTCAAACAACAGCTGGTCTTGTTGGGGTAG
- a CDS encoding PilZ domain-containing protein: MKRGQGKPSAGVVALSERRKFVRATLVGSALVSPKKGGRACTAVLDNVNMIGAGLHTKDRFPSSEKVTVSLAFLDSDRVEQQEKLDGTVAWVRPWEKKGFLIGVVWDELVTKEKNRWLYYYLEETLKASV; this comes from the coding sequence ATGAAGCGAGGTCAAGGAAAACCGTCGGCCGGCGTAGTTGCACTGAGTGAGCGGAGGAAATTTGTCCGAGCCACCTTGGTCGGTTCCGCCTTGGTGTCGCCGAAGAAGGGCGGGCGTGCCTGTACCGCAGTCTTGGATAATGTGAACATGATCGGGGCCGGGCTTCACACTAAAGATCGCTTCCCTTCGAGCGAGAAAGTCACCGTCTCGCTCGCCTTCCTCGATTCCGATCGAGTCGAACAACAGGAAAAACTCGATGGGACGGTCGCCTGGGTCAGGCCCTGGGAAAAAAAAGGATTCTTGATCGGTGTCGTCTGGGATGAATTGGTGACGAAAGAGAAGAACCGCTGGCTGTACTACTATCTAGAAGAAACCCTCAAAGCCTCTGTCTAA
- a CDS encoding replication-associated recombination protein A: protein MTRARDQAPDLFTPPDREDTVEAPLAERMRPRVFADFVGQDDITAPDRPLRRAIEADQLSSVIFWGPPGSGKTTLAHLIARHTKAQFVPFSAVTSGVPELRTIIKAAEQRRSINGQRTILFVDEIHRFNKAQQDAFLPHVERGTVILVGATTENPSFEIISPLLSRSLVVLLKPLTEEALGQILDRALADFRWGLGKWKARFSSEARQRLTAFGNGDARALLTSLEFVVTQAPPGPDGERVIDAAMLEAALGKKSLRYDKSGEEHYNVISAYIKSLRDSDPNGALYWLARMLEAGEDPKFIARRMVIFASEDIGNAAPLALLVATSVAQAVQFVGHPEAQINLAQGTTYLASRPKDNASYVGLLEALQDARTYGNLGVPLHLRNAVTSFMRDLGYGTDYRYVHDDPSARTEQTHLPPPLKGRQYYRPKPLE from the coding sequence ATGACTCGCGCTCGTGACCAAGCTCCTGATTTGTTCACGCCTCCAGACCGCGAAGACACGGTCGAGGCCCCGCTCGCCGAGCGGATGCGGCCGCGTGTGTTTGCCGATTTCGTGGGGCAAGACGATATTACGGCGCCGGATCGGCCGCTTCGGCGGGCCATCGAGGCCGACCAACTCTCGTCCGTGATTTTCTGGGGGCCGCCCGGTTCGGGGAAGACGACGTTGGCCCATCTGATTGCCCGGCATACGAAGGCGCAATTTGTTCCGTTTTCAGCCGTAACCAGCGGTGTGCCTGAGTTGCGCACGATCATCAAGGCAGCCGAACAACGTCGGTCGATCAATGGGCAGAGGACCATACTTTTCGTCGATGAAATCCACCGCTTCAACAAAGCTCAGCAAGACGCGTTTCTCCCGCATGTCGAACGGGGCACCGTCATTTTGGTCGGTGCAACCACAGAGAATCCTTCCTTCGAAATCATCAGCCCTCTCTTGTCCCGTTCGCTGGTGGTCCTACTCAAACCGCTGACCGAGGAAGCATTGGGTCAGATTCTAGATCGTGCGCTTGCCGACTTCCGCTGGGGGCTGGGCAAATGGAAGGCGCGTTTTTCATCGGAGGCACGACAACGACTGACTGCGTTCGGCAATGGTGATGCGCGGGCGCTGCTCACATCATTGGAATTTGTGGTGACACAAGCGCCTCCAGGACCCGATGGCGAGCGCGTGATCGATGCAGCGATGTTGGAAGCGGCCCTCGGCAAGAAATCCTTGCGCTACGATAAGTCAGGCGAGGAACACTACAACGTCATTTCAGCCTATATTAAAAGCCTGCGCGATTCTGATCCGAATGGAGCGCTGTACTGGCTGGCTAGGATGCTGGAGGCCGGCGAAGATCCGAAATTCATCGCTCGGCGGATGGTGATCTTTGCCTCGGAGGACATCGGCAACGCCGCCCCCCTCGCCCTTCTCGTCGCCACATCGGTGGCGCAAGCCGTCCAGTTCGTAGGGCACCCAGAGGCGCAGATCAACTTGGCTCAAGGTACCACATACCTGGCCTCACGACCCAAAGACAACGCGTCTTACGTTGGTCTCTTGGAAGCGCTCCAGGACGCCAGAACCTACGGCAATCTTGGGGTTCCGCTTCATCTCCGGAACGCCGTGACCTCCTTCATGAGGGACCTAGGCTATGGAACCGACTACCGCTATGTCCACGACGACCCGTCGGCGCGCACCGAACAAACCCACCTCCCACCGCCACTCAAAGGCCGACAGTACTACCGCCCAAAGCCTCTGGAATAG
- a CDS encoding alpha/beta fold hydrolase, producing the protein MVRTPQPTEQTVQAQVNGITLAYNDQGSGPPLIFLHAFPLNRTMWVEQESRFSSQFRVITVDLRGYGESDAPLGRYALDQAAADVIGLLDNLSIRQAVFVGLSMGGYILFALYRKYADRVTGLVLADTRAQADTAEGKEARFQMAQTAYKNGSSAIADLMIPKLLSPATVQTKPDLVRRVRRMIDRNQVSGIAGGLMAMAERPDSVTLLKEITCPTQIIVGEQDLPTPPADAKLMADHIPGACLTIIPRAAHLSNLEQPDLFNETICSFILKAPR; encoded by the coding sequence ATGGTACGAACACCGCAACCTACGGAGCAGACTGTGCAAGCTCAGGTCAACGGCATCACCCTCGCTTATAACGATCAGGGCTCCGGCCCTCCCCTCATCTTTCTTCACGCCTTTCCGCTTAACCGCACCATGTGGGTAGAGCAGGAATCCCGGTTTTCATCACAGTTCCGGGTTATTACAGTCGACCTGCGCGGGTATGGGGAATCCGACGCGCCGCTCGGGCGATATGCTCTGGACCAAGCCGCCGCCGATGTGATCGGGCTTCTTGATAACCTCTCGATCCGACAGGCGGTTTTTGTCGGATTATCCATGGGCGGCTATATCCTGTTTGCTCTCTACCGCAAGTATGCAGACCGCGTAACAGGCTTGGTGCTCGCTGACACCAGAGCGCAGGCCGATACAGCAGAAGGGAAAGAAGCGCGGTTTCAGATGGCGCAGACTGCCTACAAGAACGGATCATCGGCCATTGCCGATCTCATGATCCCGAAATTACTGAGTCCCGCGACAGTCCAGACAAAGCCGGACTTGGTGCGCCGAGTGCGAAGGATGATCGACCGCAATCAAGTCAGCGGCATAGCCGGAGGCTTGATGGCAATGGCCGAACGGCCCGACTCCGTCACGCTTTTGAAAGAGATCACCTGTCCCACCCAGATCATCGTCGGTGAGCAGGACCTTCCCACCCCGCCGGCGGACGCCAAACTCATGGCCGACCATATTCCCGGTGCCTGTTTGACCATCATTCCAAGAGCCGCCCATCTTTCAAATCTCGAGCAGCCGGACCTGTTCAATGAGACCATCTGCTCATTTATTTTGAAGGCACCGAGATAA
- the folE gene encoding GTP cyclohydrolase I FolE has protein sequence MRKQQKRDKRRERVEDTSGSGKPADLPVLQSLVTEMLLALGERPGRNGLLKTPERVAKALAFMTQGYQRDIDHLLNGALFPIEYDEMVIVKDIDFFSMCEHHLLPFFGRVHVGYLPNKKVVGLSKIPRIVDTFARRLQVQERLTVQIAETLSNKLNAHGVGVVVEARHLCMMMRGVEKQNTVAVTSSMLGAFRSQSQTRVEFLKLIRHGRVSDPD, from the coding sequence GTGAGAAAGCAACAGAAGAGAGACAAACGACGAGAACGAGTTGAGGACACCAGCGGGAGCGGGAAGCCGGCTGACTTACCGGTGCTCCAGTCGCTCGTCACCGAAATGCTCCTCGCGCTGGGGGAACGACCGGGTCGCAACGGTTTGCTGAAAACGCCGGAGCGCGTGGCCAAAGCACTGGCGTTTATGACGCAGGGCTATCAGCGTGATATCGACCATCTATTGAACGGGGCGCTGTTTCCGATCGAATACGACGAGATGGTCATCGTCAAAGACATCGATTTCTTCAGTATGTGTGAGCACCACCTGCTCCCGTTTTTCGGCAGAGTGCATGTCGGCTACTTGCCGAACAAGAAAGTCGTCGGTCTCAGTAAGATTCCGCGGATCGTCGATACCTTTGCAAGGCGGCTGCAGGTACAGGAACGGTTGACGGTTCAAATCGCCGAAACTCTCAGTAACAAACTGAACGCGCACGGCGTGGGTGTCGTCGTCGAAGCGCGGCATCTCTGCATGATGATGCGCGGGGTGGAGAAACAGAATACCGTGGCCGTCACCAGCTCTATGTTGGGGGCGTTCCGTAGCCAATCCCAGACGCGCGTAGAGTTTTTGAAATTGATTCGCCACGGCCGCGTCAGCGATCCAGACTGA
- a CDS encoding 6-carboxytetrahydropterin synthase produces MSQVHVTRRYRFCAAHRLHTDQLTPEENWAAFGKCNNPNGHGHNYVVLVTVQSGGTQEMWDLNRLDQLVNERIIDRFDHRDLNSDPTLEGLTTTGENIVKLIWDILEPQLPDGCLYKVGVIETRDNYFEYAGVA; encoded by the coding sequence ATGTCGCAGGTACACGTGACGAGGCGTTATCGATTTTGCGCCGCCCACAGGCTTCACACTGATCAGCTCACGCCTGAGGAAAATTGGGCCGCGTTCGGAAAATGCAATAATCCGAACGGGCACGGGCATAACTACGTCGTGCTGGTCACGGTTCAAAGCGGAGGAACCCAAGAGATGTGGGACCTCAACCGTCTCGACCAGCTGGTCAACGAGAGGATTATCGATCGGTTCGATCATCGTGACCTCAATAGCGACCCGACGCTGGAGGGACTCACGACCACCGGGGAGAACATCGTCAAATTGATCTGGGATATTTTGGAGCCCCAATTGCCCGACGGGTGTCTGTATAAAGTAGGTGTCATCGAGACGAGAGACAACTACTTCGAATATGCAGGCGTCGCTTGA
- the erpA gene encoding iron-sulfur cluster insertion protein ErpA, with product MVTITQVAEQKIRELMAEEKDVVGLRVYVRGGGCNGYQYGMAFESKMAEDDTVIEMGDVKVIMDSQSAPLLQGAEVDYVDSVQGSGFSIKNPQAKTTCGCGSSFSA from the coding sequence ATGGTTACGATTACACAGGTTGCGGAACAGAAGATACGCGAGTTGATGGCTGAAGAGAAGGACGTAGTGGGGCTCCGGGTATATGTCCGTGGTGGTGGATGTAACGGCTACCAATACGGTATGGCCTTCGAGTCCAAAATGGCCGAGGATGACACCGTCATCGAGATGGGTGATGTGAAGGTCATTATGGATTCTCAGAGTGCGCCGTTGCTTCAAGGCGCGGAAGTGGACTACGTGGACAGTGTGCAGGGTTCTGGCTTTTCGATCAAGAATCCCCAGGCCAAAACGACGTGCGGCTGCGGCAGCTCGTTTAGCGCATAA
- a CDS encoding 2Fe-2S iron-sulfur cluster-binding protein: MPRVTFLHSDGRSGDVEENISLLEAAKEVGFRLNHDCGGNASCTTCRVEVQLGHEHLSEIDFDEQDLLDREALTQPWHRLACQARVLGDVVVRVPEAKWENPKTATSEAWG; encoded by the coding sequence ATGCCGCGGGTGACATTTCTTCATTCAGACGGACGAAGCGGGGATGTGGAAGAGAACATTTCGCTTCTCGAGGCTGCAAAAGAAGTAGGTTTTCGGTTGAACCACGACTGCGGAGGAAATGCTTCCTGCACGACCTGCCGAGTGGAGGTCCAGTTGGGGCATGAGCATCTCTCGGAGATCGATTTCGACGAGCAAGACCTGCTGGATCGGGAGGCGTTGACGCAGCCCTGGCATCGTCTGGCGTGCCAGGCACGTGTCTTAGGGGATGTTGTGGTGCGTGTGCCGGAAGCCAAATGGGAGAATCCAAAAACGGCCACATCGGAAGCATGGGGTTGA